The nucleotide sequence GGGATCTGGTGGAATTCAAAACCGGCTTTTTCAACGGCGAAGTTGACACCGTCGGCGACAACAACAGCATCGATTCCTTCGTCGCGGCCGTCGAGGTCACCCCCGCCGAGGGGTTGAGCTTCGGCGTATCGTATATCAGCGACCTGGCCGAGAGCGACGGCGAACTGGTCACGGATGAAAGCCTCTACCGTTCCAGCGTCGCCGGCGGCGCGGCCTATCTCTCCGCGAGCTACGGCATTTTCACCTTTGAGGCGGAATATCTCGCCGCCCTGGAGGATTTCGACCGGGATCTGGTCGCAGCCAATCTCGATCTCGGAGATGACGCCAGTGGCCTCAGCGGCCGGCGCCCCCGCACCTGGAACCTGGAGCTGGCGCTGACCCCGGCGGAAGGCTGGGAAGTGGCGGTGAAGGCGGAACAATCCCGGGATTTCATGGATGACGCCCGGCGGCACGGCATCGTCGTCGCCCACGGCCTTTTCCGCAACACCTCGCTGGCGCTGGAATACCTGCACAGCGACGGGAAGGGAGAAGAGAATGATCCCGTTCACACCACCACCGCACAGCTCGCCT is from Desulfuromonas acetexigens and encodes:
- a CDS encoding LbtU family siderophore porin translates to MTLRHLLLTGLIMFVGILPAWADAPDARGEIENLKRRIAALEGREAEADQPFTLETFGKYLRLHGLLELEGIWEKPEGGDETSDLTLATAQVQLEVEINENIGGHMVFLYEEVEGEDDTVEIDEALIHLTHPFDVLGGRIGIYGGKMYVPFGMFNSHFVSDPLTLELGETNDTALYLDYLWRDLVEFKTGFFNGEVDTVGDNNSIDSFVAAVEVTPAEGLSFGVSYISDLAESDGELVTDESLYRSSVAGGAAYLSASYGIFTFEAEYLAALEDFDRDLVAANLDLGDDASGLSGRRPRTWNLELALTPAEGWEVAVKAEQSRDFMDDARRHGIVVAHGLFRNTSLALEYLHSDGKGEENDPVHTTTAQLAFSF